TCAGTCCCTCCCGTCGCGCTTTTGCGGGCGGCTCCAGTGCAGCGACCATGCGCTGCCGGCGTCGTCGTCGCGGAACAGGTTGGCGCGGATCGGCTGCGGTAAAGCGGGATCGTCGATCAGCAACGCGATGTATTCGCCCGCGCGCTCACCAGTGCGTTTCCAGCCCGCGCCGATTTCCGGACCTTCGTCATTGCCGTGGTGGATACGGTAGTCCGGGGCGTTCTCGGTGTCGGATGGCTCGGCCGGAATGACGGTGACTTCGCGGTAGATGGTGAAGGTGTGAATGCGGCCGGCAAAGCCGGATTCCTCGCGCGTGAATGTGCCGATCTGCGGCATGGAAACCTCCTTGGGGTTGCGATGGTGGGGAAGAGCGCGGCGGTCAGCGCGTCGCCGCACGCCAGACGAAGCGGCCGTCGCCGTCCTCGTCGGTGTAGATCGGCGTCGCCTTGCCGATGACAGTGCGCGCCGGGATCGGGCCGAAGTAACGGCCGTCCAGGCTGTCACGCACGTCAGGATTCATCAGGAAGATGTCGCCATCCGCGATGCGCCGGCAGCCATGCCAGACGGGCAGTTCGCGGCCGTTCCGGTCGCGGTCGAGTGCATTGCCTAGCGGCACGGCGTCGACGGTCACGGCGTTGTCGGTACGGCAAACCCGTTGACCGGAGAGCCCCATAACCCGCTTCATCAGCGGCACGTCGCGGCCGATATAGCCGCGCTCTACCATGAAATCGGCAAGCGGCTTGTCCGGCATGACGGCGACCAGATCGCCAACAGCCAGGTCGCGTGGAGGATCGAGATCGTA
This genomic stretch from Sphingobium sp. BYY-5 harbors:
- a CDS encoding DUF736 domain-containing protein; the encoded protein is MPQIGTFTREESGFAGRIHTFTIYREVTVIPAEPSDTENAPDYRIHHGNDEGPEIGAGWKRTGERAGEYIALLIDDPALPQPIRANLFRDDDAGSAWSLHWSRPQKRDGRD
- a CDS encoding S26 family signal peptidase; this translates as MTRFGYVMVTYFATMGVAIAAFIPTPLRLVWNASASVPIGLYDLDPPRDLAVGDLVAVMPDKPLADFMVERGYIGRDVPLMKRVMGLSGQRVCRTDNAVTVDAVPLGNALDRDRNGRELPVWHGCRRIADGDIFLMNPDVRDSLDGRYFGPIPARTVIGKATPIYTDEDGDGRFVWRAATR